Genomic window (Streptomyces sp. RerS4):
CACTTGCGGTACGGCTCCGCGCGCCAGGCCGGACTGGTGGAACGGCACCTGGAGGCGGTGGCCGAGGAGGCCCGGCGCTTCCTCGGCCCCTCCCCCACCCACCCCTACTACGCCGGCGCGGTGGTCCTCGCGGGGCGCGGCCGTACGGTCGCCCTGCACCGGGCCATGGGCGACGCGGTGCGCTACGCGGACTACGACGGCCGCACCGACCGGCCGAGGGAGCTCCCGGCCGCCGAGCGGATCGCGGTGGCGGAGGACACGGTGTTCGACCTGGCCTCCCTGAGCAAGCTGTTCACCTCGATCCTGGCCGTGCAGCAGATGGAGCGGGGGCGGCTGGAGCTGGAGGCTCCGGTCGCCCGGTACCTGCCGAAGTTCACGGGCGGCGGCAAGGAACGGGTGACCGTCCGCCAGCTGCTCACGCACACCTCGGGGTTGCGCTCGTGGGCGCCCTTCTACAAGGAGTCCACCCGCGAGGGGCGACTGCGGCTGCTGTGGGCGGTGCGACCGCAGGACACGCCCGGGACGGTGTACCGGTACTCCGACCTGAACCTCATCGCGTTGCACCTGCTCCTGGAACGGATCACCGGCCGTACCTTGGACGCCCTGCTGCACGACGAGATCACCGCTCCGCTCGGGATGCACCGCACGCGCTACAACCCCCCGCTTTCCTGGCGCCGCGTCACCGCCGCCACCGAGGTGCAGCGTCCGCCGTGGTCGGGCCTGGACCGGGGGCTCGTCTGGGGCGAGGTCCACGACGAGAACGCGTACGCTCTCGGCGGGATCGCGGGACACGCCGGCGTCTTCGGCACCGCCTGGGACCTCGCCATCCTCTCCCGCGCGCTCCTCGACGGCGGGGTCTACGCGGGGCGGCGCATCCTCGGCCCCGCCTCCGTCGAACTGCTCTTCACCGACTACAACACCGCCTTCCCCGGCGATGACCACGGCCTGGGCTTCGAGCTCTACCAGCACTGGTACATGGGCGCGATGGCCACCCCGCACTCCGCCGGCCACACCGGTTTCACCGGCACCTCGCTGGTCCTGGACCCCTCCACCGACTCCTTCCTCATCCTGCTCGGCAACTCCGTCCACCCCGTACGCACCTGGCGGGCCGGCAGCGCGCCCCGCGTCGCGACCGGCAACCGCTTCGCCCGCGCCGTCCCCGTGCGCACGAGGCACGGCGGCCCGGCCTGGTACTCGGGCATGGACACCGGCGGCGCGGGCGTCCTCACCCTCCCGCCGCTCACCCCCACCACCGCGCGGGCCCGGCTGCGCTGCGCCGTGTGGTGGGACACCGTGCCCGGTGCGGGCGCCTTCCACCTGGAGGCCTCGCCGGACGGGGTGGACTGGCATCCCGTGCCGTTCACCACCGTCCGCACCACGGGCGGCGCCCCGGAGCGGTGGCCGGACGGCAGCGCCGGCGGCTGGTCGGGCCGCGTCTGGCACCGCCTCGAAGCCCCCCTGCCCACCTGGGCGGGCCGCCAGGTCATCCTGCGCTTCCGCCACGCCTCGACCGGCCGCTACGTCGGACGCGGGATCTACGTGGACGTCGTACGGGTGGCCGAACCGTCGGCCCTGCTCTTCGCCGAGGACCGCCCGACCGACGCCGCCCGCATCCAGGCCACCGGCTGGACCCGCTCGTCCGACTGAGCCCGCGCGAGGAGGAGGCGGGCGAACCCCCGGAACCCGCCTCAGCGGAAGGTGTGGACCAGCTCGATCTCGCCGACGATGTGCTCGTTGAACACGTCGAGCTCCTCGGCCGGCACCCACAGCTCCAGGATCGTCCGCCCGCCGGCCTGCTGGACGGGATAGCGGCTCAGGAACTCCGAGTCGACCTCGAAGCGGGTGACGAAGCCGACGCCACTGTGCCGGACGTTCCAGTCCCGGGCGATACGGATGGCGTAGTCCTCGTTGAGGACGGGGTAGAAGATCGGCTGCTCGGGCAGCCGGGGCGGCCACGCACGCCAGTTCGACCCACGGACCAGCTCCAGTTCCTCGGGGCCCGTCGGGCGGCAGAGGGTCGTCGTGTCCTGTCGGCCGGTCATGGCATGCGCTCACTCGTCGTCGGGGCCGCCGTAACGGCTGGTCAGAGGCCCGACCCTAGCCGCGGCCGCGACCTCGCGGCCACGCATTTCCACGCCGGCCCTCAGGCGGCGCCGGGTGCCGCGTGGCGGACCAGGCAGAACGGGTGGCCCGCCGGGTCGGCGTAGACGTCCCAGCCGCGCTCCGGCGGGCCCTCCTCCAACGGGGTCGCGCCCAGGGCGAGCACCTGTTCCCGGGCCCGTCCGAGGTCGGGGACGCCGAGGTCCAGGTGGAACTGCTGGGGGTGGGCCGGGTCCGGCCACCGGGGCGGGCGGTGGTCCGCGACCCGCTGGAAGGCGAGGACCGTCCCGGCCGGGGTGTGCAGGGTGGTCCAGTCCGCGTCCAGTGACCAGCGCGGGTCGGGTCGGTTGACCTCGCCGCCCAGCAGGGCCGCGTAGAACTCGGCGAGCGCGAGCGGGTGGGGGCAGTCGAGGACGACGCACTGGAGTTCGGCGATCACGGTGCGATCCTACGTCCGCGCCGCGCCACGCGGCATCGCGAAAGGCTGTTCACGCGACCACACCGGAATGCCGAGCGTGCCCACCGGCGTTGACGCTCGTTGTCGGGAACGTTGACTCTTCAAAGACGAAGGCAGGCCACCACCATGACCACCGACATCGACTGGGACCGCCCCAAGGACCCGAGCTCCGGCTGGCAGCTCGACCACACCCGGCAGTACGTCGCCTCGAACGGCGCCGAGGGCCACGCCTGGAACGGCACCCACACCCTGCTCCTGACCACCGTCGGACGCGTCTCGGGACAGGCCGTGCGCACGCCGCTGATCTACGGTCAGGCCGACGGGAACTTCCTGGTCGTCGCCTCCAAGGGCGGCGCCGCCGAGCACCCGCTGTGGTACCGGAACCTGACGGCCCACCCGGACGTGCGCATCCAGGTCGGCCCCCGCGTCATGCGGGCCACCGCGCGCACCGCGACGCCCGACGAACGCTGCGCCTACTGGCCCCTGATGGTCAAGGAGTGGCCGGCGTACGACGAGTACCAGACGAAGACGGACCGGGAGATCCCGATCGTCGTCATCGAGCCCGTCTGAGGTTCAGCGAGCCCGTCTGAGGTCGGCGAACCGTCCGACGTCAGCGGCCCAGCGCCGCCATCGCCGCGTTGTGGCCCGGAATGCCGCTGACGCCGCCGCCGCGCACCGCCCCGGCTCCGCACAGCAGGACGGTGGGGTGGGCGGTTTCGACGCCCCAGCGGCCGGGGCCGCCGTCCTGGCCGGCGTAGGGCCAGGACAGGTCCCGGTGGAAGATGTGGCCACCGGGCAGGCGCAGTTCCCGTTCCAGGTCCAGCGGGGTCTTGGCCTCGATGCAGGGGCGGCCGTCCGCGTCGAAGGCCAGGCAGTCGGTGAGCGGTTCGGCGAGGTGTTCGTCCAGTTGGGCGAGGGTGGCCGTCAGCAGCACCTCGCGCGCCTGGTGGTTGTCGTGTGCGAACAGCCGCGCGGGGGTGTGCAGTCCGAACAGGGTGAGGGTCTGGTAGCCCTGTTCCGCGAGGTCGGGCCCGAGGATCGAGGGGTCCGCCAGGGAGTGGCAGTAGATCTCCGAGGGCGGTACGGACGGCAGTTCCCCGGCGGCCGCCTCCCCGTGCGCGCGGCGCAGTTGCTCGTACCCCTCGGCGATGTGGAAGGTGCCGCCGAAGGCCTCGCGGGGGTCCACCGAGGTGTCGCGCAGCCTGGGCAGCCGCCGGAGCAGCATGTTGACCTTGAGCTGGGCGCCCTCGGGAGCCGCGGCGTCCTGCGGATCTTCCCCGAGGAGGTCGGCCAACGCCTGCGGGGAGGCGCCCACCAGGACCGTCCGGCCCCTGACGGAGCCCTCGCCGTTCGCCGTACGGAAGGCCACCTCCACCGGCTTCGTGCCGTCCGGGTGGATCCGTAGCGCCTCGTGCCCGGTGACGATCTCGGCTCCGGCCGCCCGCGCCGCGTCGGCCAGGGCGTCGGTGAGGGCGCCCATGCCGCCGACGGGCACGTCCCAGTCCCCGGTCCCGCCGCCGATGACGTGGTAGAGGAAGCAGCGGTTCTGCGCCAGGGAGGGGTCGTGGGCGTCGGCGAACGTGCCGATCAGCCCGTCCGTCAGGACCACGCCCCGCACCAGGTCGTCGGCGAAGCGTTCCTCCACCGCCCGCCCGAGCGGCTCCTCGAACAGCATCCGCCACGTGTCCTCGTCGTCGACCCTGGCCCGCAGCTCCGCGCGGGTGGGGAGCGGCTCGGTCAGGGTGGGGAAGACCGCGCGGGCCAACCGCCCGGTGGCCCCGTAGAACGCGCGCCAGCTCTCGTACTCCCGCTCCGAGCCGGTCAGTCGGGCGAAGGATTCACGGGTACGGGCCTCCCCGCCGCCGACGAGCAGCCCGCCGCGCCGACCTCCGGGCCCGCCGGCGGCGTAGGGCGTGTACGAGGACACGGTGCGCCGGCGGACCCGGAACCGCAGGCCCAGGTCCTGGACGAGCTTCGCGGGGAGCAGCGAGACCAGGTAGGAGTAGCGCGACAGTCGGGCGTCGACCCCGGCGAACGGCCGCGTGGAGACGGCGGCGCCGCCGGTGCGGCCGAGGCGTTCGAGGACCAGCACCGACCGGCCCGCACGGGCCAGGTAGGCGGCGGCGACCAGGCCGTTGTGACCGCCTCCGACGATCACCGCGTCGTACACCTCGTGCGCGAAACCCCGGGAGCCCGTGAGGGAAGTCATGGCTCTTGGTAACACACCTGGCCCAGCCGCTCCAGACAGTGCGCCTCGTCGGCGTGGGCGAGGACGGTGTCGGGGTGCTCGTCGCCGAGGGAGCGCTCGCGGATGCCCGACAGGTCGCGGTAGATGGGCAGCGCCTCGTCCCAGCGGCCCAGCCGGCCCAGCCCGACGGCCAGTTCGCGGCGGCTGACCAGGGTGTCCGCGTGCTCGGCGCCCAGGACCCGGGCGCGGGCCTCGCCCACCGCGCGGGCCTCGGCCACGGCTTCCTCCCACCGTTCCAGGCGGCCCAGGTTGACGCCGAGGACGTGGCGGGCGCGCAGGGTCTCCGGGTCGCCGGCGCCGTAGGCCCGGGTGCGGTCGCGGACCAGGGCCCGGAAGAGGTCGAGGGCCTCGGCCGCGCGGCCGGTGCGGCCGAGGGCGATGCCGATCTCGTAGC
Coding sequences:
- a CDS encoding NAD(P)/FAD-dependent oxidoreductase — its product is MTSLTGSRGFAHEVYDAVIVGGGHNGLVAAAYLARAGRSVLVLERLGRTGGAAVSTRPFAGVDARLSRYSYLVSLLPAKLVQDLGLRFRVRRRTVSSYTPYAAGGPGGRRGGLLVGGGEARTRESFARLTGSEREYESWRAFYGATGRLARAVFPTLTEPLPTRAELRARVDDEDTWRMLFEEPLGRAVEERFADDLVRGVVLTDGLIGTFADAHDPSLAQNRCFLYHVIGGGTGDWDVPVGGMGALTDALADAARAAGAEIVTGHEALRIHPDGTKPVEVAFRTANGEGSVRGRTVLVGASPQALADLLGEDPQDAAAPEGAQLKVNMLLRRLPRLRDTSVDPREAFGGTFHIAEGYEQLRRAHGEAAAGELPSVPPSEIYCHSLADPSILGPDLAEQGYQTLTLFGLHTPARLFAHDNHQAREVLLTATLAQLDEHLAEPLTDCLAFDADGRPCIEAKTPLDLERELRLPGGHIFHRDLSWPYAGQDGGPGRWGVETAHPTVLLCGAGAVRGGGVSGIPGHNAAMAALGR
- a CDS encoding VOC family protein — its product is MIAELQCVVLDCPHPLALAEFYAALLGGEVNRPDPRWSLDADWTTLHTPAGTVLAFQRVADHRPPRWPDPAHPQQFHLDLGVPDLGRAREQVLALGATPLEEGPPERGWDVYADPAGHPFCLVRHAAPGAA
- a CDS encoding serine hydrolase domain-containing protein — encoded protein: MRYGSARQAGLVERHLEAVAEEARRFLGPSPTHPYYAGAVVLAGRGRTVALHRAMGDAVRYADYDGRTDRPRELPAAERIAVAEDTVFDLASLSKLFTSILAVQQMERGRLELEAPVARYLPKFTGGGKERVTVRQLLTHTSGLRSWAPFYKESTREGRLRLLWAVRPQDTPGTVYRYSDLNLIALHLLLERITGRTLDALLHDEITAPLGMHRTRYNPPLSWRRVTAATEVQRPPWSGLDRGLVWGEVHDENAYALGGIAGHAGVFGTAWDLAILSRALLDGGVYAGRRILGPASVELLFTDYNTAFPGDDHGLGFELYQHWYMGAMATPHSAGHTGFTGTSLVLDPSTDSFLILLGNSVHPVRTWRAGSAPRVATGNRFARAVPVRTRHGGPAWYSGMDTGGAGVLTLPPLTPTTARARLRCAVWWDTVPGAGAFHLEASPDGVDWHPVPFTTVRTTGGAPERWPDGSAGGWSGRVWHRLEAPLPTWAGRQVILRFRHASTGRYVGRGIYVDVVRVAEPSALLFAEDRPTDAARIQATGWTRSSD
- a CDS encoding nitroreductase family deazaflavin-dependent oxidoreductase → MTTDIDWDRPKDPSSGWQLDHTRQYVASNGAEGHAWNGTHTLLLTTVGRVSGQAVRTPLIYGQADGNFLVVASKGGAAEHPLWYRNLTAHPDVRIQVGPRVMRATARTATPDERCAYWPLMVKEWPAYDEYQTKTDREIPIVVIEPV